GCATCAGCAGACAACGCAACGATCCGGGCATGTGGCTGACGCTCGATGATTTCATCCAGAAGGGTATTGGCATCACCGTCTGGCAGGGTCCAATCCAATAGGACGACGTCAAAGTGACCCGCGCAGATTGCCTTTTTCGCAGCTGCAAGCGAACTGGCGTTTTGAATATCAGCAACGCCACTCAACGCACCCGATACGACTTCGGCAAAATCGCTGTCATCCTCGATATGCAACAAGGAAGGCACATCAAGCGGTCTAAGCGTTAGTCTGGGCGAATACGTCTGGGACTTCCCTGCCTTGTTCGACAATGGAATGGTGAACCAAAAAACCGTCAAGCCGTTCGGAATGCTTTCAAACCCGATCTTTCCACCGTGTCTGAGCACAATTTGTCTTGTGATATTAAGCCCAAGTCCGGTGCCGCCTTTGGCGCGTGTGTCGGAGCTGTCTGCTTGTGAGAAAGCTTCGAAGATCCGAGAGCGGAAAGCGTCGGGGATGCCCGGTCCGGTATTCTGGACAAAAACAATCGCCTGATTGTCGATACGCTCCGCCCTGACGATGACTTCGCTGCCTGTGTCGGAATATTTGCATGCGTTGGAAATCAGATTGGCCAAAACCTGCTTGGTACGGCGCGCATCCGCAAGAATGACAAGCGGTTCTTCCTGAACCTCAAATCTCAGTGTGTTTTCGTGCGTCACAGCAAATGGGAGAATTTCACGTTCGGTGTTCTCCATCACTTCGCCAAGATCAACATCTTCGATGTCGAAGGTAATCTCTCCCGAGGCAATCCTCTCAAGATCAAGGATGTCGTTTACAAGATCGGTCAAGCGTTCGGCGTTAGAGCTGGCAATCTCGATCAGACGTGCGTTCCCTTTGCTCAACTCTAGGTCCTTGGAGGCCGTCAAAAGCCCCAAAGCACCCTTGATAGAGGTTAGCGGGGTGCGCAGTTCATGGCTGACGGTTGAGACAAATTCGTCCTTCAACTGGGCCAGTCGTTTCTGCTCTGTGATGTCGATCACCTGAGTAATGAACAGGTTGGTGCCTTCGTTTTTGTCGAAAGACCAAGAGATGTTCAGAAGGCCCCAGCGTTCGCGATCTCCTGCGCAGATGATACGGTGTTCACCAGTATAAACGGACGACTCACCTTCCTTCATCAAATCTGTGACGGCGATGTACATCGCCTTGCGGTGTTCCCGTGGGATCAGGTCGGCAAGCTGGCCGTTCTGAAGAAGGTCCTTTTCACTGCGGCCGCTAAGCTGACAGAAAGCTGCGTTCACACCAATAAAGTCGCCTTTGTCATTCGTCATCGCCATGCCGATAGGGGCGTTTGACAAGACCTGCCGGAAAAGCTTCTCGCTGGCCTCCAGCGCGTTTCTGTCGTGTCGAAGGCCGGTCACGTCGGTCTGCGTGCCAATCATGCGCAAGGCAGTGCCATCAGTGTCACGTTCAACGATCACGGCATCTGACCGCATCCACGACCATCCGCCTTCGCGGTTCTTCAGTCGGTATTCAGCAATCGAGCGTTCGGTCCGCCCTTCGATACAGTCCAGGTCAGCCTTGGCAAGAACAGCTACATCATCAGGATGGATGCGCGACATAAAGAGCTTCTGGGTGTCCAAGCCTCCGCAATTGTCGTCAAACCCCATGATCCGGCACCATGTCTCGGATACTTCGGACTTTCCGGTTGTAAGATTAATGTCGAAAACGCCAATCTCTGCGCCTTGCAACGCCATGTCATAAAGCGCCTTGTTGCGTGTCAGATCGCGCTGTGCGTTATTTTGTTTTGTCAGGTCGCGAAGGATAACAGTCGTTGATGCTGTTCCCTCACTGTCAATCCAGTCATTGCGCTGCAAATCCAGCTCGAGCCTGCGACCATCTTTGCTGTTTCCGATTGCATTGTGCGTCTCGGTCGGAACTGGCAGTTGCGAAGCAAGATAGGAAAACCTCATTCCCCGCATCTCGGCGTCCGTGTATCCAAAACAATTCTGCGCAGCGAGGTTGGCAAACCGAACCCTGTCTGAATCATCGAGCAAGAGAACCGATGTCACGTCGTTTTCGATGATCGATTTATTCTCTTCTTCGCGCGCAGTGATTTGTTTCGCACGTAGCTTCGCAATCTCCGCCAAAGACGCTGACTGTCTGCGAAAACTGCGCAGCACCATCACAAGAAACGCCGTGAGGGCAAGACCGGCAATCAAAACGGCAAGTGGCTGGTAGGTGTGGAAACGTTCATCGAAACTGGCCGTGCTTGAATAGGCAAGCGTCCACGTTCTGCCGAACTGGTCAATCTGATAGGTCGCCGCGTACTGTCCCGCCTCTTCCGTATTGTCGCCAACGTCGTAGATCAATTCCCCGTCTTCTGCTGAGGGGCCATCATATACACGTACGGTAAAGCTTGACCCATGCCCTGCGGTCAGGCCGTCGATCAGATTGTGCGAGACAAAGCCAGCACTCACCCAGCCTTTGAACTCACCCGGGTCGCCGACATCGTCATGCACAAATATTGGCGTAAAAAGCACAAAGCCGAGAACCCGCTTGTCGGCCGTTACAAGTTGCACAGGCGGTGTCATCTGGGGCTGCCCCGTCGCCTTTGCGCGCTCAAGGGATTCTGCACGGTCAGTCGTAAACGAAAGATCAAGACCGATTGCGCTTTGGTTTGTTACCTTTGGTTCAACATACTTGAGGATGTAGTGCTGATCGCTGTCCGAGCGCCGCTTGATCGTAAAGTTTGGCCGCCCCTCCATGCGCATTTTGCGAACAAAAGGATAAAGCTCTTCATCGGAAATGCCTACGACAAGAGCCAGACCGCCGATGCTTGGCAGTTTCTCTCTGACCTGAAGGGTTTCGACATATGTCTCGAAATTGTCTTCGGTTACCTTGTCGGCCGATGCAACGTAGGCGGCAATGCCGTTGATGCTTTGAAGATATGTGGAAAGCCTGGCGCGCAGCACCTGAACACCGGCGTCTGACAGTCGCTGGAATTCGCGGTCGGCGACCTTGGTGTTATTATCAACGCTTGCGTGATACCAGCTACCTGTGAGGCCAAGGCACAACACGACGAGAAATATTTCTAAACGTGATGTCACCACTCACCTACACAATTAGATTCTTGTTTTCGTATCCGTGCCTCAACACGCGGCATCCGTTTTTCGGACAGCATTGTTCTAGGTAAAGTTGATAAAAGACAGCGGGGGTACAATCAATCCGTAGTTGAAGATTTAACATCCACACGCCCACATCTATGCGTATGTTTTACTGCGGTATCGAGGCTATTTGGCGGAGTTGAAGCTGAACTCAAACGGCTTGAGTTGCCCGCCGCTGATCCGGTTCTGACCATGCTCCAGACGGGGGTAAACTCAGCCGGGTCCCAAGTCACTCTTTTCATGCAGCTTTTTTTGTCAAATCATACCGAGGTGGGCACCAGCCAGCCCAGAACCATCGCCGAATGTCGGGCCTTGGTTCCAAGGCCATTCTATCCAGACAGGCTACAAAGACCGCACTTCCTCCGCTTCCGGACTGTAGCACATATACAACTTTTGCTGTGCTCCCCCGAACACAGATATCGAGGCGTTCAGCCTTTAAGAGCACGCTCTCCAACATTCTTAGCAATGATACATCGTGAGAATATCGGCCTCTTTCGGCTTGCGCGCAGCCTTGCGGCATCTATATACCATCCACATGGATGGAGAATCTGATGTCAAACGTGATAAGCCTTCGGGGCAAACAGCCCGATAATGAGAAAATAACAATCAACCTTGGCTTTGTTGATCTGGGAAGGATCGACCTGCTGGTGCAGGAGGGGTTTTACTCTAACCGGAGTGACCTGATCCGGACGGCGATCCGCAAACAGCTTGATATCCACGAAGCTGAAGTATCCAAAACAATAGACCGGCATACGATGGAACTGGGCCTGCGCGACTATACGGTCGCGGACCTCGAAGCGTTAAGAAACGCAGGCGAGATGCTGCACGTTCGGGTCGTGGGTCTGGCCCGTATAGCACAAGACGTGACACCGGAGCTCGCCCTTGAAACCATCGGTTCGATAACCGTCTTGGGCGCGCTTCAGGCCAGCAAGGACGTCAAGGCGGCGCTTGCAGACCGGATAACCTAACATTCTTCTTGAAAGGAAGACGATCATGATGATCAAGAACGCCCGCGCTTTGCGCAGGGCTATGGATAACACGCGCGCTGGTACCCTCATGGATGCAACCGCGCTGATACAGAAAACACTGGGCCAGCATGGTTTGCTACCATCAAACACCGATGGCATTCGTCCAAGACGACAGGGCGCACAGAATGCTGAAAAGGGGGCAGGCCGCAAGCGCTACAGCTGCCGCGCTGGTACGCGTGAGTATCTGGTACACGTTCCGGCAGGCAGAGCAGAGGGCGTCCTGCTGATGCTGCATGGTTGCACGCAAACACCCGAAGATTTTGCGACGGGCACCGGCATTGTCAACGCGGCGGTGGGAGCTGGTTTTGCCGTGGTACTGCCGGCGCAATCGCGCGGTGACAACGCACAGTCCTGCTGGAACTGGTTCAGTGGTGCAGATCAGAAACGTGGCAGCGGTGAGCCGGCAATCCTTGCTGGTCTGACGGCAGGGATTGCTAAGGCGCATGGCGTTCCGCAGGCAAAATGCTTCGTGGCAGGGCTGTCCGCGGGTGGCGCTATGGCCGTCATCCTGGGGGAGACATACCCTGATGTCTTCGGTGGCGTCGGGGTTCATTCGGGCCTTCCTTACGGTTGTGCACGTGGTGTGAACGAAGCCTTTGCTGCAATGGGTGGCAGCGCGACCAGACGAACCGCCAAGAGCGACGGCGAAATGGTGCCAACGATCATCTTCCACGGCACAAGTGATGCCACAGTGAAAATGTCAAACGGCGAGCAGATCGTAGATGACGCGCTAAACCGCGTGAAAGGTCCACAGACCCAGATCGTAACGGAAGGCACCACCGCAGGCCGCGCATTTACCGCGATGACATCACTTGATGCGAGGGGGCGGCCTGTTGCCGAATACTGGCAGATAGAGGGGCTTGGCCATGCATGGTCAGGCG
The Sulfitobacter noctilucicola genome window above contains:
- a CDS encoding CHASE domain-containing protein codes for the protein MTSRLEIFLVVLCLGLTGSWYHASVDNNTKVADREFQRLSDAGVQVLRARLSTYLQSINGIAAYVASADKVTEDNFETYVETLQVREKLPSIGGLALVVGISDEELYPFVRKMRMEGRPNFTIKRRSDSDQHYILKYVEPKVTNQSAIGLDLSFTTDRAESLERAKATGQPQMTPPVQLVTADKRVLGFVLFTPIFVHDDVGDPGEFKGWVSAGFVSHNLIDGLTAGHGSSFTVRVYDGPSAEDGELIYDVGDNTEEAGQYAATYQIDQFGRTWTLAYSSTASFDERFHTYQPLAVLIAGLALTAFLVMVLRSFRRQSASLAEIAKLRAKQITAREEENKSIIENDVTSVLLLDDSDRVRFANLAAQNCFGYTDAEMRGMRFSYLASQLPVPTETHNAIGNSKDGRRLELDLQRNDWIDSEGTASTTVILRDLTKQNNAQRDLTRNKALYDMALQGAEIGVFDINLTTGKSEVSETWCRIMGFDDNCGGLDTQKLFMSRIHPDDVAVLAKADLDCIEGRTERSIAEYRLKNREGGWSWMRSDAVIVERDTDGTALRMIGTQTDVTGLRHDRNALEASEKLFRQVLSNAPIGMAMTNDKGDFIGVNAAFCQLSGRSEKDLLQNGQLADLIPREHRKAMYIAVTDLMKEGESSVYTGEHRIICAGDRERWGLLNISWSFDKNEGTNLFITQVIDITEQKRLAQLKDEFVSTVSHELRTPLTSIKGALGLLTASKDLELSKGNARLIEIASSNAERLTDLVNDILDLERIASGEITFDIEDVDLGEVMENTEREILPFAVTHENTLRFEVQEEPLVILADARRTKQVLANLISNACKYSDTGSEVIVRAERIDNQAIVFVQNTGPGIPDAFRSRIFEAFSQADSSDTRAKGGTGLGLNITRQIVLRHGGKIGFESIPNGLTVFWFTIPLSNKAGKSQTYSPRLTLRPLDVPSLLHIEDDSDFAEVVSGALSGVADIQNASSLAAAKKAICAGHFDVVLLDWTLPDGDANTLLDEIIERQPHARIVALSADADRKYDSRLFASLVKSRAGIATLVSAVDFDGSIAS
- a CDS encoding CopG family transcriptional regulator, whose product is MSNVISLRGKQPDNEKITINLGFVDLGRIDLLVQEGFYSNRSDLIRTAIRKQLDIHEAEVSKTIDRHTMELGLRDYTVADLEALRNAGEMLHVRVVGLARIAQDVTPELALETIGSITVLGALQASKDVKAALADRIT
- a CDS encoding alpha/beta hydrolase family esterase yields the protein MMIKNARALRRAMDNTRAGTLMDATALIQKTLGQHGLLPSNTDGIRPRRQGAQNAEKGAGRKRYSCRAGTREYLVHVPAGRAEGVLLMLHGCTQTPEDFATGTGIVNAAVGAGFAVVLPAQSRGDNAQSCWNWFSGADQKRGSGEPAILAGLTAGIAKAHGVPQAKCFVAGLSAGGAMAVILGETYPDVFGGVGVHSGLPYGCARGVNEAFAAMGGSATRRTAKSDGEMVPTIIFHGTSDATVKMSNGEQIVDDALNRVKGPQTQIVTEGTTAGRAFTAMTSLDARGRPVAEYWQIEGLGHAWSGGNAKGSYADPKGPDATAEMLRFFKSLSTSKV